CTTTGTTAACAAAAACATAGAAATCTTTACTTGGCTTAGTTGGTCCTAGTTTATTTTCTTCTGAGAAATGAGTATCGTTACAGGAAACATTGTTATTACTTTTACTATAAGTAAATTGTGACAACCATCATCCATTTGACAGGTCTGCCATAGATCTCGTGGTAGTAGAGCCAAAAAATTCTTATATTCCTAATCTCGGCACGCCCAAGTTCAATTTATATGTTGGCAGCTATGGTTCAAGAGGAGGGAGAATCATCTGTAGCTTCGTTGCCACTTCAGTTTCTTTCCTATTTGACTCTCTCCCCTGGATTAGGATCGCCTTACCCTTGGCTGAAGGAGCTTAAATCTGAAGAAAGGGGTTTGTGTCTGATCCATCTTCTTGTCGCATGCGCTAACCATGTGGCTGCTGGTAGCATTGAAAACGCAAATATTGGCCTTGAGCATATCTCTCATCTTGCTTGTCCTAATGGTGACACAGTGCAGCGGATAGCTGCTTACTTCACCGAGGCTCTTGCAGACCGTATGCTTAAAGGTTGGCCAGGTCTGCACAGAGCCTtgaattccacaaaaatatCATCTGTCtctgaagaaattcttgctcaaAGATTATTCTTTAAGCTTTGTCCCTTCTTAAAGATTTCTTACGTGATAACAAATCAGGCCATCATAGAAGCTATGGAAGGAGAGAAAATGGTTCATATTATTGATCTCTATTCATTTGAGCCTGCCCAGTGGCTTAATCTGCTTCAGATGTTAAGCGCACGGCCTGAAGGCCCACCTCATTTGAGAATCACAGGTATTCATGAGCAGAAAGAGGTGTTAGATAATATGGCTCTTTGCTTgacaaaagaagctgaaaaattAGACATCCCGTTCCAATTCAATCCTATAGTTGGCAAACTAGAGAATATTGATCTTGAAAGCTTGCGTAAGACTGGAGAAGCTCTTGCCGTCAGTTCTGTACTTCGGCTGCACTCTCTCTTGGCAAATGAAGATGAGGTACTTAGGAAAACTTCACCATTGGCATCAAAGAGTTCAAACCCCAATCAGTTGCAGAGAGCCTTGCAGATGGGCCATCGGACCTTGGGAGAGTGGCTTGAGAAAGATATGGTTCATGTGTATAGCCCGAGTCCAGATTCAGCACTGTCTCTAGCTACTTCCCCAAAAACGGGGAGCTTTTTAAGTGCGCTTTGGAGCCTTTCACCAAAACTGATGGTAGTAACTGAGCAGGAGTCAAACCATAATGGGTCTACTTTAATGGAGAGGGTCATGGAAGCATTGAACTTTTATGCCGCactgtttgattgcttggagtGTACTGAATCAAGAACATCATTAGAGCGTCAAAAGGTTGAGAAGATGCTTTTTGGACAAGAAATTAAGAATATCATCGCATGTGAAGGCGCCGAGAGGAAGGAGAGGCATGAGAAGCTTGAGAAATGGATTCAAAGGCTAGAATTGGCAGGCTTTGGAAGGGTGCCTTTCAGCTACTATGGTATTATGGAGGCAAGAAGGATGTTGCAGGGCCATCGCTATGATGGATATGATGTCAAGGAAGAGAATGGTTGTTTAGCGATGTGCTGGCAAGATAGACCACTCTTTTCAATTTCTGCCTGGAGATTTAGGAGGTATGATCAAGACTATTAACCATATCAGGATTGTTTTTATTTGCTTACCTTAATTGTTTTTCCCCCATCCCCCCTCCCTCCTCTCCCCCTCTCCAATCTCAGTGTGTATAAAGAAACATGAGTTTAACTTTGTGAGTGCATAGTGTTTGTGCAAAAAGGTTTGGAGTTTCTGTTGGCTTTAGATTTCATTTTTAGTAACAGAAAAAGCAGATGACATGATCAAACATATTTGAGTGGCAATGCCCACAAGACCTCTCCCAACACCCACCATTAATATTATGGGCCTCTTCTTTTGCCTGGACTCTTCAATGGATGCCTGTGTCCTTTGCAATCAAGTCTATAATTGTTTGAACTTAACAAATACACTAATGGGTTCCTCCATTCAATTGTAACACTGAAACCATagcaaataaaacaacaaacagAGAACAAATTGGGGCAATACCCTGCCTGTCCTTGGCTGCGCCTGATGTATTGTAGTGTGATACATAAACATTGTATTCAACAATGGCATCTCCTGTATTCACATCATACCAAACCGTATGCGCCAAAGCATAGCCTCGAGCCAATCTAAACAACCCAGTACCCCCAACAATTGGCATTTCCCTCACATCCAAGAACACAGGATTCCTCCCAAGAACACTAAGGCTACTCCCCTTATACGTACcttccatgaacactaaatTCAGCATCATCAGCAATGAAGAATCATTTTGTGAAGCCATAGCATAGATCCCTTGAGCTCTCCCTACAAACTTTGAAGTGGATTCTTGCTCTTCTGTTAGTGGATCATCAATCATTACTGTACTTCCAAAGCCACTTCTGGTTCCATCTGGGGCTGTGACAATGTTGACAGCAGTTGGGTTCTTCCCACTGGTTATGTCATGGAAGTAGAAATGGAGGTGGTTCATCTTCTCTTCACGCTTCGTTGCGATCAATTTCTCGGAGAAAACCCCATTGACAGCAACGAAAAGTGCTGaaaaaagcacaaaatggaaagagaagaaagtgtTAATGAGAATAGAAGACATTTTAGAGTTGATAGAGTTGTGAATGAGTTTAACTTCTTataaggttaaatgggttttgttgATGCATTCTGAAGAAATCATCATGTCTCACCTGCCCAATCTTGGTGGGTCATATTGACAAAAACTTTATGTATCGTCCAAGGGATCCTAAGATCAGCTGCTAAGTTGCTATCTTACTCTAATTATGATTTTCtaatagaaaaatatatattattgagaAGGATACTTAACCATTAAAGGTACTCGATCGTTGTACAAACAATTTCATCTGAACAAACAAGGAATCAATCTCTCTCACTTCTAATCAGTAAGAACAGCAAAGAGAAGCTCATTCCAAGTGTCTGGAATTCCTGCAAGACACCAAAGTGTGCAGTCTGCTAGTCCATGCCATGGAAGCCATTGTAGGAACTTGGAagtgcatctttaccatgctgCGGCAGATTGTCATGTCAAGCAAATGTACTGGTTTCTTAATCCCACTTAACACCTCCTTAATCACCTTTGACACAGGCAGAGGCCCTCCCCGGTGCGTTGATCTGCTTACCGGGTGCTTATCCAACGCACAGTTTCTCACTACTGGATGATCCCAGTCCTCAACGCtaatcacacacaaaaaaattatattttttttgttttgtttcaaattagtTACAAAGCAATGAAGAACACAACACAATTAACATACCTGTAATCCCGTGAAAGACTATTTTAGTTTAGCTGTATCAACATCTGAATCAACCCAATTACCCCATGAAGTCAAGGCTTTATGAAATGCTTCCATTCTGTCCATGTCCTTTAGTACCTTCTCACCATATTGTACAATTACATAATCCCATCTAAACATTCCGAAAATAGATCATATCATCGTAATGTCAATACTAATCATAGAATTAAAGCTGTGTTTTATAAGCTCTTAGGGTTTCTTAGGGCTGCTACAGTACCACCAAAGCCAAGTATTGAAGATCAATAAATCCATATCTTTCCATATATTGCCATTGCGAAGAGAATCAAGCTTCAGAATACGACTGATTTTTTCTGGTATGTCTACTGAGTAAACTGAATGAAATATACTTACAGATAGGTAATAGTCCTGCACAATATGAAACCAATTAAGCACTCCATGATACACAAAAATTATGGCCCATACAAATATTGAAAGAAGGATTGCAATACAATATCAGCAGCTAATAATGAAGTGTAAGAGTGCTTATATTGATAAATAAACAAAGAGAAGGCATAGGCAAATGACACAATGAAGAGGAAGGAAAAGGTATACTCACGCGAACCAATAA
This genomic window from Tripterygium wilfordii isolate XIE 37 chromosome 9, ASM1340144v1, whole genome shotgun sequence contains:
- the LOC120005545 gene encoding scarecrow-like protein 3; translation: MLAAMVQEEGESSVASLPLQFLSYLTLSPGLGSPYPWLKELKSEERGLCLIHLLVACANHVAAGSIENANIGLEHISHLACPNGDTVQRIAAYFTEALADRMLKGWPGLHRALNSTKISSVSEEILAQRLFFKLCPFLKISYVITNQAIIEAMEGEKMVHIIDLYSFEPAQWLNLLQMLSARPEGPPHLRITGIHEQKEVLDNMALCLTKEAEKLDIPFQFNPIVGKLENIDLESLRKTGEALAVSSVLRLHSLLANEDEVLRKTSPLASKSSNPNQLQRALQMGHRTLGEWLEKDMVHVYSPSPDSALSLATSPKTGSFLSALWSLSPKLMVVTEQESNHNGSTLMERVMEALNFYAALFDCLECTESRTSLERQKVEKMLFGQEIKNIIACEGAERKERHEKLEKWIQRLELAGFGRVPFSYYGIMEARRMLQGHRYDGYDVKEENGCLAMCWQDRPLFSISAWRFRRYDQDY
- the LOC120005546 gene encoding dirigent protein 22-like isoform X2, producing the protein MKLFVQRSSTFNALFVAVNGVFSEKLIATKREEKMNHLHFYFHDITSGKNPTAVNIVTAPDGTRSGFGSTVMIDDPLTEEQESTSKFVGRAQGIYAMASQNDSSLLMMLNLVFMEGTYKGSSLSVLGRNPVFLDVREMPIVGGTGLFRLARGYALAHTVWYDVNTGDAIVEYNVYVSHYNTSGAAKDRQGIAPICSLFVVLFAMVSVLQLNGGTH
- the LOC120005546 gene encoding dirigent protein 22-like isoform X3; this encodes MTHQDWAALFVAVNGVFSEKLIATKREEKMNHLHFYFHDITSGKNPTAVNIVTAPDGTRSGFGSTVMIDDPLTEEQESTSKFVGRAQGIYAMASQNDSSLLMMLNLVFMEGTYKGSSLSVLGRNPVFLDVREMPIVGGTGLFRLARGYALAHTVWYDVNTGDAIVEYNVYVSHYNTSGAAKDRQGIAPICSLFVVLFAMVSVLQLNGGTH
- the LOC120005546 gene encoding dirigent protein 22-like isoform X1, yielding MSSILINTFFSFHFVLFSALFVAVNGVFSEKLIATKREEKMNHLHFYFHDITSGKNPTAVNIVTAPDGTRSGFGSTVMIDDPLTEEQESTSKFVGRAQGIYAMASQNDSSLLMMLNLVFMEGTYKGSSLSVLGRNPVFLDVREMPIVGGTGLFRLARGYALAHTVWYDVNTGDAIVEYNVYVSHYNTSGAAKDRQGIAPICSLFVVLFAMVSVLQLNGGTH
- the LOC120005906 gene encoding protein trichome birefringence-like 37, which encodes MEVNKSMSLKVFIKIHESGLALVFSNTIALSFLHVFEVIRAIYVGSCLLGFRGRTITYLWDYVIVQYGEKVLKDMDRMEAFHKALTSWGNWVDSDVDTAKLKYVEDWDHPVVRNCALDKHPVSRSTHRGGPLPVSKVIKEVLSGIKKPVHLLDMTICRSMVKMHFQVPTMASMAWTSRLHTLVSCRNSRHLE